The segment TGCTTTTTCTTCATCCATATAATCTGAATAGGATGCCACAATAATATTTTTCAAAGAGGTCTCTTCTTTTAATGGTATCACTTTTTCATATAATTCCTGCCCAACCAATGCTTGCCTAATATCACAATCCTGCACATAAAAGGTTAGATCTTTTGTTGTACTCATTGGATTGATTGGTACAACTACCGCTCGTAAGCGCAATATAGCAAAAAAACTAATTAAGAATTGGGGTGAATTCTGCATGAGCAGTAATATTTTTTCTTCTTTTTTAACGTTTAACTCACTTTCTAAGTATCCAGCAAGTAGTTCCACTTCATTTAGAAGTTGCTTATAAGAATATGGCTGCCCATAATACTCAATTGCTATTTTGTCCGGATATTTCTTAGCAGAAATAACCAAATTATCATATAGCGTTGTATCCGGTAACGTTAATGTTTTTGGTAAAAGAGGGGGCCAAAATTCAAAATGACTGGTATTCATAATTATTTATTCACTCCTTACTAAATTGAAACACTTAATCAGGAAAACTGAGTTGACCCATTTAAGGAATTAGAACAAGTTTTCCTTTGGTCTCTCTACCCTGCAATTTTCGGTGTACTTCAGCTGCATCAACTAACGGAAAAGTTCCTCCAAGTGTAAGCTCGAGCTTTCCTTTATTCATATAGAGCAACAATTCCTCCAAGCTCTTTTGAAATAACGTTGGTTTATTCATAATTTGTGATAGGAAAAAACCGACTACTGACTGATTCCTCCTCATGAGAGAAGATGGATAAAATTTAGCCTGCTCTCCACTTGCAGCTCCGTATATAACAAGACGCCCAAATGGTGCCAGACATTTAACTGTTTTATGGAAAATCTCCCCGCCAACCATTTCAAGTGCTACGTCCACGCCGTTTCCACCGGTCAGTTCACGAACTTTTTTCTCCCAGCCATCTTCCGTATAATCAACGAGATGATCTGCACCCATTTCTTCTGCAAATGCTAATTTTTCTGCTGTACTTGCTGTAGCAATCACTTTTCCTGCACCGAATAACTTCGCCAGTTGTACAGCCAATGAACCAACACCACCCGCTGCAGCATGAACAAGAACTGTCTCCCCCTCTTCAAGCTTGCCCATTGTTTTCAATATATGGTAGGCACTTAAACCTTGTAATGGTAGAGAAACAGCCTTCTCAAAACTAACGTCATCCGGTATTGGGATAAGTTTCTCTGGTTGCACAACTGCGTATTCCGCATAACCACCGGAGCCGATTAAAGTTACTACTCGATTTCCTTTTGACACACGTTGAACGTTCTCACCAACTTCAGCTACAATACCAGCAATTTCTGCTCCTGGTATAAAAGGCAACTCCGTAGGCACTACATAGGTTCCTTGACGTCTAGCTGTATCAGCATAATTTACACCAATCGCTTTAGTTTCAATTAACACCTCATCCTTGCCTATAGCTGGAGCTTCTTTTTCTATGACTTTTAACACTTCCGGTCCACCGAACTCACTAAACTGAACAGCCTTCATTTTTACTTTCCTCCCAAATTCTGCTTTTCTAAACTCGCTTCAGCTTCTTTTTCTGGAACGATTGTTTTTCCATCTATTAATCTTGGCACAATAGATAAGACTCCTTGCTGACTGACAAGTTCTATATCTTCTTGTAGATTATATCTCTCCAACATCTTCCCTACTCTTGTATCACTTAGCACCTGAAAAGCATGATGAGATAAGTTTTCA is part of the Virgibacillus sp. NKC19-16 genome and harbors:
- a CDS encoding quinone oxidoreductase family protein — its product is MKAVQFSEFGGPEVLKVIEKEAPAIGKDEVLIETKAIGVNYADTARRQGTYVVPTELPFIPGAEIAGIVAEVGENVQRVSKGNRVVTLIGSGGYAEYAVVQPEKLIPIPDDVSFEKAVSLPLQGLSAYHILKTMGKLEEGETVLVHAAAGGVGSLAVQLAKLFGAGKVIATASTAEKLAFAEEMGADHLVDYTEDGWEKKVRELTGGNGVDVALEMVGGEIFHKTVKCLAPFGRLVIYGAASGEQAKFYPSSLMRRNQSVVGFFLSQIMNKPTLFQKSLEELLLYMNKGKLELTLGGTFPLVDAAEVHRKLQGRETKGKLVLIP